A genomic segment from Thermodesulfobacteriota bacterium encodes:
- a CDS encoding terminase small subunit: protein MQETKLTAKQQKFVNEYLIDLNATQAAIRAGYSKKTAGRIGQENMQKLVIKKAIERAQTEQQQRTQITADQVVMDIMRVISKAEASNNFGATLKGLELLGKHLGMFTGKPESSGEVLIKVVYEDDKA, encoded by the coding sequence ATGCAAGAGACAAAACTCACAGCCAAGCAACAAAAATTTGTCAATGAGTATCTGATTGACCTGAACGCAACGCAAGCGGCGATCCGGGCCGGATACTCAAAAAAAACGGCCGGCCGCATAGGTCAAGAGAACATGCAAAAACTTGTAATTAAAAAGGCCATAGAGAGAGCACAAACAGAGCAGCAGCAACGAACGCAAATTACAGCGGATCAAGTCGTTATGGATATTATGCGGGTTATCTCAAAGGCTGAAGCGTCAAACAATTTCGGCGCGACGTTGAAAGGTCTTGAGCTGCTGGGGAAACACCTGGGCATGTTCACGGGAAAGCCGGAGTCTTCAGGAGAGGTGTTGATCAAAGTTGTTTATGAAGATGACAAAGCGTAA
- a CDS encoding AAA family ATPase: MLEKALNPAIIDNMIKGLGGKQSGTGAMCHCPCHDDKNPSLSIAVKSGKLLVKCQAGCPQNEVVASLKSRGLWPSDDHRSDTSRPQGVPGQWSDKSFTASWEYKNATGDVIGYVARYDDGKDKIVIPFFKKDGDRWKSGAAPQPRTLYNIDKLASNPGKPVVVVEGEKACDAASRLLGDDWTVITWPGGCKAVSKGDWTKINGRLVFIWPDADEPGREAAEAVKQAAIQAGAATVAVVTPPADAVKGWDLADAEVEGWDAKRINQYIADNARTYQPEPEKKELGGFSLIRLSEIETRRPDWLVKRFIEVDSLAQFYGDPESCKSLLSIDLAGCVSAGISFHGMPVKQGPVVYIAGEGWNGLRRRFTAWEIRHQVSLKDAPVFVSTGNAALSDAEFLKTVLDAINTVSEKDGTPVLIIVDTVARNFGPGDENSTKDMTAFISAVDMIREQTRAAILLIHHTGHGDKSRGRGSMALKGALDAEYRLEVDPFGTVRLYCSKIKEHERPDPMAFQIRTVDLGMVDEDSEPITSAVLDLVDFKPPSICKPKSGKWQKTAKAELDRLYDELSEGVDGVLFDAWKSACIQAGIPRNRFHEVKGQFHVKDNHVYQV, encoded by the coding sequence ATGCTTGAGAAAGCCTTAAATCCAGCCATAATTGACAACATGATCAAAGGGCTTGGCGGTAAGCAGAGCGGCACCGGGGCAATGTGTCATTGTCCATGCCACGATGATAAAAACCCGTCCCTTTCGATAGCTGTCAAAAGCGGTAAATTGCTCGTAAAGTGTCAGGCCGGGTGCCCACAGAATGAAGTTGTTGCATCCTTGAAATCGCGCGGCTTATGGCCATCTGACGACCACCGTTCTGACACTTCAAGACCGCAGGGGGTTCCTGGGCAATGGAGTGATAAATCTTTCACAGCTTCATGGGAGTATAAAAATGCGACCGGCGATGTTATCGGCTACGTTGCCCGGTATGATGACGGTAAAGATAAAATCGTTATTCCTTTTTTCAAAAAAGATGGAGACCGATGGAAATCAGGGGCAGCACCGCAGCCACGGACATTATACAATATAGATAAGCTGGCCAGTAATCCGGGAAAGCCTGTTGTTGTTGTCGAAGGCGAAAAAGCTTGTGATGCGGCATCCCGTCTGCTGGGCGATGACTGGACCGTCATCACCTGGCCGGGCGGCTGTAAAGCCGTCTCAAAGGGCGACTGGACGAAAATAAACGGGCGGTTGGTGTTTATATGGCCGGACGCCGACGAACCAGGCAGGGAGGCCGCAGAGGCCGTCAAACAGGCCGCAATTCAGGCAGGGGCCGCGACCGTGGCCGTGGTGACGCCACCGGCAGATGCTGTAAAAGGCTGGGACCTGGCCGACGCCGAGGTCGAAGGATGGGACGCGAAACGGATCAATCAGTATATCGCCGACAATGCCCGGACCTATCAGCCGGAGCCAGAGAAAAAAGAGCTCGGCGGATTTAGCTTGATACGTCTATCAGAAATCGAAACCCGACGGCCGGACTGGTTGGTTAAGCGCTTTATCGAAGTTGACAGCTTAGCGCAATTCTATGGCGATCCGGAAAGTTGCAAATCCCTTCTATCTATCGATCTTGCTGGATGCGTATCCGCCGGGATATCCTTTCATGGAATGCCTGTTAAACAGGGGCCTGTTGTTTATATCGCTGGCGAAGGTTGGAACGGTTTACGGCGGCGCTTTACGGCCTGGGAAATCAGGCATCAGGTAAGTTTAAAAGATGCCCCAGTTTTTGTTTCAACCGGCAACGCGGCGTTATCGGATGCCGAGTTTTTAAAAACCGTCCTGGATGCTATCAACACCGTCTCGGAAAAAGACGGAACCCCTGTTTTGATCATAGTTGATACCGTGGCGCGTAACTTCGGGCCGGGTGATGAAAACAGCACCAAGGATATGACGGCCTTTATATCGGCGGTTGACATGATCCGCGAACAGACCAGGGCGGCAATCCTGTTGATCCACCATACCGGCCATGGCGACAAGTCCAGGGGCCGGGGGTCGATGGCGCTAAAGGGTGCGCTTGATGCCGAATACCGATTAGAAGTTGATCCCTTCGGAACCGTCCGCCTGTATTGTTCGAAGATAAAGGAACACGAACGCCCGGACCCTATGGCCTTCCAGATCAGGACGGTTGACCTGGGCATGGTTGATGAAGATAGCGAGCCGATAACGTCCGCCGTCCTGGATCTGGTAGACTTCAAGCCACCGTCAATCTGTAAACCGAAATCCGGCAAATGGCAGAAAACCGCAAAAGCCGAACTTGACCGCCTGTATGACGAATTGTCCGAGGGTGTCGATGGTGTTTTATTCGATGCCTGGAAATCCGCCTGTATCCAAGCGGGTATTCCACGCAACAGATTTCACGAAGTAAAGGGACAATTTCACGTGAAGGACAACCATGTTTACCAGGTTTAA
- a CDS encoding AlpA family phage regulatory protein, with amino-acid sequence MENLFLSDRQVGERYGVDRGTVWRWVREGNFPAPVKLSSGCTRWRLCNLEKWEGERSPERRAS; translated from the coding sequence ATGGAGAATCTGTTTTTGTCAGATCGGCAAGTGGGAGAACGTTATGGTGTTGATCGCGGTACAGTATGGAGGTGGGTCCGGGAGGGCAACTTTCCGGCTCCGGTAAAGCTGTCTTCAGGCTGTACCCGGTGGCGGTTGTGTAATTTGGAAAAATGGGAGGGAGAGCGCTCTCCGGAAAGGAGGGCGTCATGA
- a CDS encoding integrase arm-type DNA-binding domain-containing protein: protein MPKSIKQISALRVKQISKAGTHAAGGVPGLLLQVKPSGAKSWVLRVMVGDRRRCIGLGGYPAVTLSQAIERARAARDQIHQGIDPIQAKKARQRALRASGMTFREAAEACFEKKRSEFRNEKHAGDWLSSVANYAYPVIGDMSVEEIALEHVLSILRPIWEEKTETATRLRQRIENIIDWAIISGHRSTDNCARWKGYLEALLPKPTKIKRVRHMPALPYSEINGFIEKLRVRPGISARCLEFVILTACRSGEARGAKWSEIDGNVWTIPAERTKTKKEHVIPLSKQAMKLLKSTPRFPECDFIFPNSKNKPLSDMALLEVCRGMKVDAVPHGFRSTFRDWSAEQTNYAREVCEQSLGHAIESKVEAAYRRGDLLDKRRRLMQSWSDYCDKQRAEGSGGQIVAIGAKK from the coding sequence ATGCCAAAGAGCATTAAACAGATATCCGCTCTCCGAGTCAAACAGATATCAAAAGCCGGGACGCATGCAGCCGGAGGGGTGCCTGGGCTCCTGCTACAGGTCAAGCCCAGTGGTGCCAAGTCATGGGTCCTCCGGGTCATGGTGGGTGATCGGCGGCGGTGCATCGGCCTGGGAGGTTATCCTGCCGTGACCCTTTCGCAGGCCATAGAGAGGGCACGAGCGGCACGGGATCAGATACACCAGGGCATTGACCCTATCCAAGCAAAAAAAGCGCGGCAGAGGGCTCTCCGGGCCTCTGGAATGACCTTCCGGGAGGCGGCGGAGGCCTGCTTTGAAAAGAAACGGTCGGAATTCAGAAACGAAAAACATGCCGGAGACTGGCTCTCATCGGTGGCCAATTATGCCTATCCGGTGATAGGTGACATGTCCGTGGAAGAGATCGCCCTGGAGCATGTCCTGTCAATTCTCCGGCCGATATGGGAGGAAAAGACGGAGACGGCGACACGGCTCCGGCAGAGGATAGAAAATATCATTGACTGGGCCATCATATCAGGACACCGCTCCACTGATAATTGCGCTCGGTGGAAAGGATACCTGGAGGCATTACTGCCAAAGCCCACAAAAATAAAACGGGTCCGGCATATGCCTGCTCTGCCATATTCAGAGATAAACGGCTTTATTGAAAAACTCCGGGTCCGTCCGGGCATATCGGCGCGGTGCCTGGAATTCGTAATATTGACCGCCTGCCGGTCTGGAGAGGCGCGCGGTGCCAAGTGGTCAGAGATAGACGGCAACGTCTGGACTATACCAGCAGAGAGAACAAAAACGAAAAAAGAGCATGTGATACCGTTATCAAAACAGGCCATGAAACTGTTGAAGTCAACACCGCGTTTCCCCGAGTGTGACTTTATTTTTCCGAACAGCAAAAACAAACCATTATCAGATATGGCTCTGCTGGAGGTATGCCGGGGGATGAAAGTTGACGCGGTGCCTCATGGGTTCCGGTCCACTTTCCGGGACTGGTCAGCCGAACAGACGAACTATGCAAGGGAGGTCTGCGAACAGTCTTTAGGCCATGCCATTGAGTCAAAAGTTGAGGCCGCATATCGGCGCGGTGATCTGCTGGATAAGCGGCGGCGGCTCATGCAGTCATGGAGTGACTACTGCGATAAGCAGAGGGCGGAGGGCTCAGGTGGTCAGATAGTGGCTATTGGTGCGAAAAAATAG
- a CDS encoding archease, with the protein MIPDGRYTLLNHTADLKIEIYGRDLPDLFTNACFALFDNIADLSRVTGDATRTITIAGEDTADLMINWLRELLALWTVEGLLIKSARIKGISETSLTADILFDSYSPARHVLKTDIKAVTYHQGSVSSGPDGWTARVVVDV; encoded by the coding sequence ATGATTCCCGACGGACGTTACACCCTGCTGAATCATACCGCCGACCTAAAGATCGAAATTTACGGCCGGGATCTGCCGGATCTGTTCACCAACGCCTGCTTTGCCCTGTTCGACAATATTGCCGACCTGTCCCGGGTGACCGGCGACGCCACCCGGACCATCACCATAGCGGGAGAAGATACCGCCGACCTGATGATCAACTGGTTGAGAGAACTGCTGGCCCTGTGGACAGTGGAAGGGTTGCTGATTAAATCGGCGCGCATAAAAGGCATATCAGAGACAAGCCTGACCGCGGATATCTTGTTTGACTCCTACTCCCCGGCCCGTCACGTCCTGAAAACCGATATCAAGGCCGTCACTTATCACCAGGGTTCGGTCTCGTCCGGCCCTGACGGCTGGACGGCCCGGGTGGTGGTGGACGTGTGA
- a CDS encoding alpha/beta hydrolase yields the protein MKKLLAGLLAVIIALVVATTGFLYLAPEKFAATSFDLTRKICGLERKELTLPGGEKYVYLEGGKGEPLLLLHGFGANKDNFTFVARNLTKTCHVIVPDHIGFGESSHPAEADYSSAAQAERLHRFINALGLSTIHIGGSSMGGLIAMRYAVLYPGEVKSMWLLAPGGIWSAPESDLRRVIRETGENPLIAKNEDEFARTYDFAMSRPPFIPRPVLDVMAQERIRNVALEKRIFEQIKADSVEEAVRGLTTPALIVWGEEDRAISAATAPILVSLLPNSQAVVMKGIGHLPMIEAPGAAARDYLEFRAGL from the coding sequence ATGAAAAAACTGCTGGCAGGTCTTCTGGCCGTTATCATTGCCCTGGTCGTGGCGACGACCGGGTTTCTCTATCTTGCCCCGGAAAAGTTCGCCGCGACATCGTTCGACCTGACCCGGAAAATCTGCGGGCTGGAGCGCAAGGAACTGACGCTTCCGGGAGGCGAGAAATACGTTTACCTGGAAGGGGGCAAGGGTGAGCCGCTTCTGCTTTTGCATGGTTTCGGGGCCAACAAGGATAATTTTACCTTCGTGGCCCGAAACCTGACCAAAACCTGCCATGTCATTGTTCCGGACCATATCGGTTTCGGCGAGTCCTCCCACCCGGCCGAAGCGGACTATTCTTCCGCGGCCCAGGCCGAGCGCCTGCACCGGTTTATAAATGCCCTGGGCCTGTCAACGATTCACATCGGCGGCAGTTCCATGGGCGGCCTGATCGCCATGCGATATGCGGTTCTCTATCCCGGCGAGGTCAAGAGCATGTGGCTGCTGGCGCCCGGCGGCATCTGGTCGGCCCCGGAAAGCGATCTCCGCCGGGTCATCCGCGAAACCGGCGAGAACCCGCTGATCGCCAAAAACGAAGACGAGTTCGCGCGAACCTATGACTTTGCCATGAGCCGGCCGCCTTTTATCCCCCGGCCTGTCCTCGATGTCATGGCCCAGGAACGGATCCGGAACGTCGCACTGGAAAAACGCATCTTTGAACAGATCAAGGCCGACTCCGTTGAAGAAGCCGTCCGGGGTCTGACAACCCCGGCCCTGATCGTCTGGGGAGAAGAGGACCGCGCCATCAGCGCCGCCACGGCGCCCATCCTGGTTTCCCTGCTGCCTAATTCCCAGGCCGTCGTCATGAAAGGTATCGGCCATCTTCCCATGATCGAAGCCCCCGGCGCCGCGGCCCGCGACTATCTGGAATTCCGGGCCGGGCTGTAA
- a CDS encoding long-chain fatty acid--CoA ligase, translating into MSNNEAWYEYPTNLVDMFEDSVKKFPDRPVVGTKNAAGEYEFTTYGRLGERVDNLRAGLAQLGVDKGDGVGLIINNSEAWGVIAFAAYGRGARLVPMYEKELVATWRYIVKDSGLKVLFVVNQAVYETVKGWVNEIDTLEKIFIINGSGENSLAALEEKGRKSPVPSIKPHYSDIAGLIYTSGTTGDPKGVLLSHGNFTTNVQAAAKMFPDIDENVVTLSILPWAHSFGQTGELYLGIYRGGSTGLMGSVDTIVEDMGKVRPTVLIAVPRVFNKVYSSIHNMMAEKGGLPLFLFNAAKKAAEEKRRTGQAGLKFKILDKLVFAKIRARFGGRLTRAVTGSAAMNPEIAQFFIDIGIPTYDCYGLTETTPAMTMNSPGANRLGTVGRAIEKVTVVIDKTYTGEDSEDGEIVCFGPNVMQGYHNKPEKTAEVMVHDPVLGTGFRTGDRGRLDKDGFLYITGRFKEEYKLENGKYVHPASLEEDIKLNPYVINAMIYGEGKPYNVSILVPDFAALKPVAQEMGLGDKRPEDLIREERIQELIKNSVVTQLKKTYGGYEIPKKFLFLAEDFSLENGMLTQTMKLKRRNVFKKYQDQLDALYS; encoded by the coding sequence ATGAGCAACAATGAAGCCTGGTATGAGTATCCCACCAATCTGGTGGATATGTTCGAAGACAGCGTGAAGAAGTTTCCCGACCGTCCCGTGGTGGGCACGAAAAACGCCGCCGGGGAATATGAGTTCACCACCTACGGCCGTCTGGGAGAGCGGGTGGATAACCTCCGGGCCGGCCTGGCCCAGTTGGGCGTTGACAAAGGCGATGGGGTCGGACTGATTATCAACAACTCCGAGGCCTGGGGGGTGATCGCCTTTGCCGCCTATGGCCGAGGCGCGCGCCTGGTGCCCATGTATGAGAAGGAGCTGGTGGCTACCTGGCGGTATATCGTCAAGGACAGCGGGCTGAAGGTCCTGTTCGTGGTCAACCAGGCCGTGTATGAAACGGTCAAGGGTTGGGTGAATGAGATCGACACCCTGGAAAAGATATTCATCATCAACGGCAGCGGCGAAAACAGCCTGGCCGCCCTGGAGGAAAAGGGCCGCAAAAGCCCCGTGCCGTCCATCAAGCCCCATTACAGCGACATCGCCGGCCTGATTTACACCTCCGGCACCACCGGCGATCCCAAGGGCGTTCTCCTGAGTCACGGCAACTTCACCACCAATGTCCAGGCAGCCGCCAAAATGTTTCCCGATATCGATGAAAACGTGGTGACCCTGTCGATTCTGCCCTGGGCCCACAGTTTCGGCCAGACCGGGGAATTGTACCTGGGGATTTACCGGGGGGGCTCCACCGGTCTGATGGGTTCGGTGGATACCATTGTGGAGGATATGGGCAAGGTGCGGCCGACGGTGCTGATCGCCGTTCCCCGTGTGTTTAACAAAGTTTACAGCAGTATTCATAACATGATGGCGGAAAAGGGCGGTCTGCCCCTGTTTCTGTTTAACGCCGCCAAGAAAGCGGCCGAGGAAAAGCGCCGGACCGGCCAGGCCGGGTTGAAATTCAAGATTCTGGATAAGCTGGTTTTCGCCAAAATCAGGGCCCGCTTCGGCGGCCGTCTGACCAGGGCCGTGACCGGCAGCGCCGCCATGAATCCGGAAATCGCCCAGTTCTTTATCGATATCGGCATTCCTACCTATGACTGCTACGGACTGACTGAAACCACTCCGGCCATGACCATGAACTCGCCGGGCGCCAACCGGCTGGGCACCGTCGGCCGGGCCATTGAAAAGGTCACGGTGGTGATCGATAAAACCTATACGGGCGAAGACAGTGAAGACGGCGAGATCGTCTGCTTCGGCCCCAATGTCATGCAGGGCTATCATAACAAGCCGGAGAAGACCGCCGAGGTCATGGTGCATGACCCCGTGCTCGGCACGGGTTTCCGCACCGGTGACCGGGGTCGGCTGGATAAGGACGGCTTCCTTTATATCACCGGCCGGTTCAAGGAGGAATACAAGCTGGAAAACGGTAAATATGTCCATCCCGCTTCCCTGGAAGAGGACATCAAACTAAATCCCTATGTGATCAACGCCATGATTTACGGCGAGGGGAAACCCTATAATGTGTCCATACTGGTGCCGGATTTCGCGGCCCTGAAGCCGGTCGCCCAGGAAATGGGGCTGGGGGACAAAAGGCCCGAAGACCTGATCCGGGAGGAGAGGATTCAGGAACTCATCAAAAACTCGGTGGTCACCCAGCTTAAAAAAACCTACGGCGGGTATGAGATCCCCAAAAAGTTCCTGTTCCTGGCCGAAGATTTTTCCCTGGAAAACGGCATGCTGACCCAGACCATGAAACTCAAGCGCCGCAACGTCTTTAAGAAATATCAGGACCAGCTGGACGCGCTTTATTCGTAA
- a CDS encoding NADH:flavin oxidoreductase, with product MSILFTPKRVGSLEVKNRFVHSGTYECMATETGHVTDRLIRRYRTLAKGEVGLIVTGYMCVHPHGRATGHQTGIHDDGFLPGLTSLAEAVHGQGGRILYQLVHAGRQTMPVTIGGKPMGPSAIHRDPTYLVKPRAMTAEDIRTVIGSYAAAAGRAVRAGADGIHVSAAAGYLINQFLSPFHNRRTDEWGGSDVNRFRFLKEIVLAIKAQLPSGMPLVVKISTDDHTPGPGVTLETALRHAAWLKEAGVDGLEIASGNLLYKHMTMWHGSVPMKELIRSLPWWKKAGAWVVMKSMEGKYDLKGPWNLEAARAVRKVTGDLPLFLVGGLRTLAEMEAVTASGDADFIQMCRPFVREPFLVKQFREKKSDRSACVNCNRCLGAIANNIPIACYEKGLPEPTKKPGTP from the coding sequence ATGTCGATTCTGTTCACCCCCAAGCGTGTCGGCTCTCTTGAAGTCAAAAACCGGTTTGTGCATTCGGGAACCTACGAATGCATGGCCACCGAGACCGGGCATGTCACCGACCGGCTGATCCGGCGCTACCGGACCCTGGCCAAAGGAGAAGTAGGGCTGATCGTGACCGGCTACATGTGCGTTCATCCCCATGGCCGGGCGACCGGCCACCAGACCGGTATTCACGACGACGGCTTTCTGCCCGGGCTTACCTCCCTGGCCGAGGCCGTTCACGGCCAGGGCGGCCGGATTCTCTATCAACTGGTGCACGCCGGCCGGCAGACCATGCCGGTCACCATCGGCGGCAAACCCATGGGTCCGTCGGCGATTCACCGCGATCCCACCTACCTGGTCAAACCCCGGGCTATGACGGCGGAGGACATCCGGACCGTCATCGGCTCCTATGCCGCGGCGGCCGGGCGCGCGGTCCGGGCCGGCGCCGACGGGATCCACGTGAGCGCGGCCGCCGGCTACCTGATCAACCAGTTCCTCTCGCCCTTTCACAACCGGCGCACGGATGAATGGGGCGGCAGCGACGTCAACCGCTTCCGGTTTCTAAAAGAGATCGTCCTCGCCATCAAAGCCCAACTGCCGTCGGGCATGCCGCTGGTGGTCAAGATCAGCACCGACGACCACACGCCGGGCCCGGGCGTCACCCTGGAAACGGCCCTGCGGCATGCCGCCTGGTTGAAGGAAGCCGGCGTGGACGGACTGGAAATCGCCTCCGGGAACCTGCTTTACAAACATATGACCATGTGGCACGGGTCCGTGCCGATGAAGGAACTGATCCGTTCCCTGCCCTGGTGGAAAAAAGCCGGCGCCTGGGTCGTCATGAAATCCATGGAAGGGAAATACGACCTGAAAGGCCCCTGGAACCTCGAAGCCGCGAGGGCCGTCCGGAAAGTCACCGGCGACCTGCCCCTCTTCCTGGTCGGTGGGTTGCGGACCCTGGCCGAAATGGAGGCCGTCACGGCCAGCGGGGACGCCGATTTCATCCAGATGTGCCGCCCCTTTGTCCGTGAGCCGTTTCTGGTCAAGCAGTTCCGCGAAAAAAAGTCCGACCGCTCCGCCTGCGTCAACTGCAACCGCTGCCTGGGGGCCATCGCCAACAACATCCCCATCGCCTGTTATGAAAAAGGGCTGCCGGAACCGACAAAAAAACCGGGGACGCCTTGA
- a CDS encoding molybdopterin biosynthesis protein, producing the protein MMASVNNRNIYLEKKSLNQARAIVTETFYTGSEPPSETIAVTDTVGRVLAAGVSARLSVPPYHIAAMDGIAVTAEETYGAGETAPLTLETGRNAFFVNTGNPLPAGTNAVIMIEDVHVIDDRHIEIMAPVVPWQHVRKAGEDIVATELIFPAYHHVTPLCVGALLSAGVFSAAVIRRPAVLIIPTGDELVDCHTELDLGQLPAGKILESNSAMLGKLIEAAGGRYVRHAIVPDDVEQIRQAVEKALDSGRFQMILLVGGSSAGASDFSRSVIASLGRVLVHGVTIMPGKPLIIGVVRDTPVWGMPGYPVSAVICFDQLVRPLLRFMQRLPHEDRPTLTATLAKKAASKLGVEEFLRVRLGNVGGRVVATQLPRGAGSVSSLAEADALVRVPADTEGLPEGAVVQAELIKPRPDLDNTLVVVGSHDNTLNVLADLAGRGAPKTFLASSHVGSLGGLIALAKGYCHLTGSHLLDTETGQYNISYIKKYLKGMRIKLVRLVDRDQGLMVARGNPLGIGDFTDLSGGRIRFINRQAGSGTRVLLDYRLKQLGIDPAGINGYENEEYTHMSVAIAVASGAADAGLGILAAARALGLNFLPVVTEQYELVIPEQFFDLPAMGVLMKIINSREFAERVTALGGYSTAETGKTIDIF; encoded by the coding sequence ATGATGGCATCCGTTAACAACCGCAACATCTACCTTGAAAAAAAGAGCCTGAACCAGGCCAGGGCCATTGTTACCGAAACGTTCTATACAGGCAGTGAGCCGCCTTCGGAAACAATCGCCGTGACGGACACGGTCGGACGGGTGCTGGCGGCCGGCGTCTCCGCCCGGCTGTCGGTTCCGCCTTACCACATCGCGGCCATGGACGGCATTGCCGTAACGGCCGAGGAAACTTACGGCGCCGGTGAAACCGCTCCGCTGACCCTGGAAACCGGCCGTAACGCCTTCTTCGTCAACACCGGTAATCCCCTGCCCGCCGGAACCAACGCCGTCATCATGATCGAGGACGTGCATGTCATTGATGACCGCCACATCGAAATCATGGCGCCGGTGGTCCCCTGGCAGCATGTGCGCAAAGCCGGCGAAGACATCGTGGCCACGGAACTGATTTTCCCGGCGTATCATCACGTCACGCCCCTGTGCGTCGGGGCGCTGCTGTCCGCCGGCGTATTCTCCGCAGCCGTCATCCGGCGACCGGCGGTGTTGATCATCCCCACCGGCGACGAACTGGTAGACTGCCATACGGAACTGGACCTCGGGCAACTTCCTGCCGGCAAAATCCTGGAAAGCAATTCCGCCATGCTGGGCAAGCTGATCGAAGCGGCCGGCGGCCGTTACGTCCGTCACGCCATCGTGCCCGACGATGTTGAACAGATCCGGCAGGCGGTTGAAAAAGCCCTGGACAGCGGCCGCTTTCAGATGATCCTGCTGGTGGGCGGATCATCGGCCGGGGCCAGCGATTTTTCACGATCAGTCATCGCTTCCCTGGGCCGGGTCCTGGTCCACGGCGTCACCATCATGCCGGGCAAACCGCTGATCATCGGCGTTGTCCGGGACACGCCCGTCTGGGGCATGCCCGGCTATCCGGTTTCGGCGGTGATCTGTTTTGACCAGCTGGTCCGGCCCCTGCTGCGCTTCATGCAGCGCCTGCCGCACGAAGACAGGCCGACGCTCACGGCCACCCTGGCCAAAAAAGCGGCCTCCAAGCTGGGCGTGGAGGAATTCCTGCGGGTGCGCCTGGGCAATGTCGGCGGCCGGGTGGTGGCCACGCAACTGCCCCGTGGCGCCGGCTCGGTCTCCTCCCTGGCCGAAGCCGACGCCCTGGTGCGGGTCCCGGCCGACACGGAGGGGCTGCCGGAAGGGGCCGTTGTTCAGGCCGAACTGATCAAGCCCCGACCGGATCTGGACAACACCCTTGTTGTCGTCGGCAGCCACGACAACACCCTCAACGTGCTGGCCGACCTGGCCGGCCGTGGCGCCCCCAAAACCTTTCTGGCCTCCTCCCACGTGGGCAGCCTGGGCGGCCTGATCGCCCTGGCCAAGGGATACTGCCACCTGACCGGTTCCCACCTGCTCGACACCGAAACCGGCCAGTACAATATTTCCTATATCAAAAAATATTTGAAGGGCATGAGAATCAAGCTGGTCCGGCTGGTGGACCGGGACCAGGGCCTGATGGTGGCGCGCGGCAATCCCCTGGGCATAGGGGATTTCACCGATCTTTCCGGCGGCCGGATCCGGTTCATCAACCGCCAGGCCGGGTCCGGGACCCGGGTGCTGCTGGACTACCGTCTCAAGCAGCTCGGCATCGACCCCGCCGGCATCAACGGATACGAAAACGAGGAGTACACCCACATGTCCGTGGCCATTGCCGTGGCCAGCGGCGCGGCCGACGCCGGGCTGGGTATCCTGGCCGCGGCCCGGGCCCTGGGCCTGAATTTTCTTCCCGTGGTCACGGAGCAATACGAACTGGTCATCCCCGAGCAATTTTTCGATCTGCCGGCCATGGGGGTGCTGATGAAAATCATCAACTCCCGGGAGTTTGCCGAGCGGGTGACGGCCCTGGGCGGGTACTCTACCGCCGAAACCGGTAAGACGATTGATATTTTCTGA